One Gadus morhua chromosome 1, gadMor3.0, whole genome shotgun sequence DNA segment encodes these proteins:
- the rapgef3 gene encoding rap guanine nucleotide exchange factor 3 isoform X3, protein MLRKPLKPEEKTSDTAAAMFSMEAIITTLFPSRQGTSVQTPLPESLDSKDPMKQFVSDRILKAARVVYNSLIERNPALIRDRKHHLKTYRQCCSGKELVDWLLKLNEGGQSRSQAVGMWQVLVDEGILVHVKQELNYHDKDTQFYRFLESEFSQDPLRSTEKDLEKDSEGDLERDSERDSGRDSEDELQEGLSLLSQMGPDALLTMILRKHPSQRSAEDLEVIYEELLHVKAVAHLSTSVRKELAAVLVFETHGKAGTVLFSQGDKGNSWYIIWKGSVNVITHGKGLVAKLREGEDFGQLALLNDAPRAATIILREDNCHFLRVDKQDYIRILKDVEANTVRLEEHGHTVLVLEKSTTDSTDQGGAGGSSKYTVMSGTPEKILEHLLEKVKLDTNGNDTIDSCVGDFLLTHKIFMASSQLCPALQHHYHAQPPKGSELEKADYSLAARQKVVKLLGQWVLLYGRLLKDDPVALDFLERLKKEVAADSRLSTMPKDQLRERRRTRLSENGNHSLSRQHSQQFDWFCNCEEPVGRLQPIRGQDKVLYEISRPDNIPITLMLPVNTSVQEVLSAVVKPGADYVLVKMNSMGDRAQLKLDSSAVSVGLGLNERLFMCTSSQVERLRPLKEQQGPEQGTADALEQMCSKDVASQLTHYDWELFTAMHEVELIYYVFGRSKFPGATTANLQRFVRRFNEVQYWVATEVCLCQDLMKRAALLKKFVKIASVLKEQRNLNSFFAVMFGLSNSAVQRLYKTWERIPSKTKRIYCAYERLMDPSRNHRAYRLAVAKLSPPYIPFMPLLLKDMTFIHEGNKNYKDKLVNFEKMRLIAKTLKIVQGCRSQPYVHLSPTRGLADRMLLEAPSIRISTYSDSLPCRSPSNIRLYVQNLSVIDNQCRLTELSRTLEC, encoded by the exons TTTGTATCAGATCGCATCCTGAAGGCGGCGAGGGTGGTGTACAACAGCTTGATAGAACGCAACCCTGCCCTGATCCGCGACAGAAAGCACCACCTAAAGACGTACAG ACAGTGCTGCTCAGGTAAGGAGCTCGTCGATTGGCTGTTGAAGCTCAACGAGGGCGGCCAATCCAGGAGCCAGGCGGTCGGCATGTGGCAGGTGTTGGTGGACGAAGGCATTCTTGTTCATG TGAAACAAGAGCTGAACTACCACGACAAGGACACCCAGTTCTACCGCTTCCTGGAGTCAGAGTTCAGCCAGGACCCCTTGAGGTCCACGGAGAAGGACCTGGAGAAAGACTCGGAGGGGGACTTGGAGAGGGACTCCGAGAGGGACTCTGGGAGGGACTCAGAGGACGAGCTCCAGGAGGGCCTCTCGCTGCTGTCCCAGATGGGCCCTGATGCTCTTCTCACCATGATCTTACGCAAACA cccCAGCCAGAGGAGTGCGGAGGACCTTGAGGTTATCTATGAGGAGCTGCTGCACGTCAAGGCTGTAGCCCACCTCTCCACCTca GTGCGCAAGGAGCTAGCGGCCGTGTTGGTGTTCGAGACGCACGGCAAGGCGGGAACAGTGT TGTTTAGCCAGGGGGACAAAGGCAATTCCTGGTACATCATCTGGAAGGGCTCCGTGAACGTGATCACGCACGGGAAG GGTCTGGTGGCGAAGCTGCGCGAGGGGGAGGACTTCGGCCAGCTGGCGCTGCTGAACGACGCGCCGCGGGCCGCCACCATCATCCTGAGGGAGGACAActgccacttcctgagggtcgACAAGCAGGACTACATCAGGATCCTCAAG GACGTGGAGGCGAACACGGTGCGCCTGGAGGAGCACGGCCACACCGTGCTGGTCCTGGAGAAGAGCACCACGGACTCCACCGATCAGGGCGGGGCAGGAGGCAGCAGCAA GTACACCGTTATGTCGGGAACGCCAGAGAAGATTCTGGAACACCTGCTGGAGAAGGTGAAGCTGGACACTAACGGAAATGACACCATAG ATTCCTGCGTGGGGGACTTCTTACTCACCCACAAAATCTTCATGGCCTCCAGCCAGCTGTGTCCAGCTCTGCAGCACCA CTACCACGCCCAACCGCCCAAGGGCTCGGAGCTGGAGAAGGCAGACTACTCGCTGGCGGCCAGGCAGAAGGTGGTGAAGCTGCTGGGCCAGTGGGTGCTGCTCTACGGCCGGCTGCTCAAGGACGACCCCGTCGCGCTGGACTTCCTGGag AGGCTGAAGAAGGAGGTGGCAGCGGATAGCCGGCTGTCCACCATGCCGAAGGATCAgctaagagagaggaggaggactcgaCT ATCCGAGAATGGAAATCATTCCCTTAGCAGG cagcacagccagcaatttgattggttctgCAACTGCGAGGAACCAGTGGGGAGgttacagccaatcagaggccaggATAAAG TGTTGTATGAGATTTCTAGGCCAGACAACATCCCCATCACTCTGATGCTCCCAGTGAACACATCCGTACAGGAGGTGCTGTCGGCAGTGGTGAAGCCCGGGGCGGACTACGTCCTGGTCAAAATGAACTCCATGGGAG ACAGGGCCCAGCTGAAGCTGGACTCCAGCGCCGTGTCCGTCGGCCTGGGGCTCAACGAGAGGCTCTTCATGTGCACCTCCAGCCAGGTGGAACGGCTG AGGCCCCTAAAGGAGCAGCAGGGGCCCGAGCAGGGGACGGCAGACGCACTGGAGCAGATGTGCTCCAAAGACGTGGCCAGTCAGCTGACACACTACGACTGGGAGCTCTTCACTGCCATGCATGAG GTGGAGCTCATCTACTACGTCTTCGGCCGCAGCAAGTTCCCCGGCGCCACCACAGCCAACCTGCAGCGCTTCGTGCGGCGCTTCAACGAGGTGCAGTACTGGGTGGCGACCGAGGTGTGCCTCTGCCAGGACCTGATGAAGAGAGCCGCGCTGCTCAAGAAGTTCGTCAAGATCGCCTCTGT GCTGAAGGAGCAGAGGAATCTCAACTCCTTCTTCGCCGTGATGTTTGGACTGAGCAACAGCGCAGTGCAGCGACTGTACAAGACCTGGGAG agaATACCAAGCAAAACCAAAAGGATCTACTGTGCTTATGAGAGGTTGATG GATCCTTCGCGGAACCACAGAGCCTACAGACTAGCGGTGGCTAAACTCAGCCCTCCTTACATCCCCTTCATGCCTCTGCTGCTCAAAG ACATGACATTCATCCACGAGGGAAACAAGAACTACAAGGACAAATTAGTCAACTTTGAGAAGATG CGGTTGATCGCTAAGACACTGAAGATAGTGCAGGGATGCAGGAGTCAGCCGTACG tgCATTTATCCCCAACCAGGGGGCTGGCCGACCGCATGCTGCTGGAGGCCCCTTCCATCCGCATCTCGACGT ATTCTGACTCTCTGCCTTGCCGGAGTCCCAGCAACATCCGGCTGTACGTCCAGAATCTGAGCGTGATCGACAACCAGTGCAGACTCACAGAGCTCTCCAGGACTTTGGAGTGCTAG
- the rapgef3 gene encoding rap guanine nucleotide exchange factor 3 isoform X5: MFSMEAIITTLFPSRQGTSVQVETPLPESLDSKDPMKQFVSDRILKAARVVYNSLIERNPALIRDRKHHLKTYRQCCSGKELVDWLLKLNEGGQSRSQAVGMWQVLVDEGILVHVKQELNYHDKDTQFYRFLESEFSQDPLRSTEKDLEKDSEGDLERDSERDSGRDSEDELQEGLSLLSQMGPDALLTMILRKHPSQRSAEDLEVIYEELLHVKAVAHLSTSVRKELAAVLVFETHGKAGTVLFSQGDKGNSWYIIWKGSVNVITHGKGLVAKLREGEDFGQLALLNDAPRAATIILREDNCHFLRVDKQDYIRILKDVEANTVRLEEHGHTVLVLEKSTTDSTDQGGAGGSSKYTVMSGTPEKILEHLLEKVKLDTNGNDTIDSCVGDFLLTHKIFMASSQLCPALQHHYHAQPPKGSELEKADYSLAARQKVVKLLGQWVLLYGRLLKDDPVALDFLERLKKEVAADSRLSTMPKDQLRERRRTRLSENGNHSLSRQHSQQFDWFCNCEEPVGRLQPIRGQDKVLYEISRPDNIPITLMLPVNTSVQEVLSAVVKPGADYVLVKMNSMGDRAQLKLDSSAVSVGLGLNERLFMCTSSQVERLRPLKEQQGPEQGTADALEQMCSKDVASQLTHYDWELFTAMHEVELIYYVFGRSKFPGATTANLQRFVRRFNEVQYWVATEVCLCQDLMKRAALLKKFVKIASVLKEQRNLNSFFAVMFGLSNSAVQRLYKTWERIPSKTKRIYCAYERLMDPSRNHRAYRLAVAKLSPPYIPFMPLLLKDMTFIHEGNKNYKDKLVNFEKMRLIAKTLKIVQGCRSQPYVHLSPTRGLADRMLLEAPSIRISTYSDSLPCRSPSNIRLYVQNLSVIDNQCRLTELSRTLEC; the protein is encoded by the exons TTTGTATCAGATCGCATCCTGAAGGCGGCGAGGGTGGTGTACAACAGCTTGATAGAACGCAACCCTGCCCTGATCCGCGACAGAAAGCACCACCTAAAGACGTACAG ACAGTGCTGCTCAGGTAAGGAGCTCGTCGATTGGCTGTTGAAGCTCAACGAGGGCGGCCAATCCAGGAGCCAGGCGGTCGGCATGTGGCAGGTGTTGGTGGACGAAGGCATTCTTGTTCATG TGAAACAAGAGCTGAACTACCACGACAAGGACACCCAGTTCTACCGCTTCCTGGAGTCAGAGTTCAGCCAGGACCCCTTGAGGTCCACGGAGAAGGACCTGGAGAAAGACTCGGAGGGGGACTTGGAGAGGGACTCCGAGAGGGACTCTGGGAGGGACTCAGAGGACGAGCTCCAGGAGGGCCTCTCGCTGCTGTCCCAGATGGGCCCTGATGCTCTTCTCACCATGATCTTACGCAAACA cccCAGCCAGAGGAGTGCGGAGGACCTTGAGGTTATCTATGAGGAGCTGCTGCACGTCAAGGCTGTAGCCCACCTCTCCACCTca GTGCGCAAGGAGCTAGCGGCCGTGTTGGTGTTCGAGACGCACGGCAAGGCGGGAACAGTGT TGTTTAGCCAGGGGGACAAAGGCAATTCCTGGTACATCATCTGGAAGGGCTCCGTGAACGTGATCACGCACGGGAAG GGTCTGGTGGCGAAGCTGCGCGAGGGGGAGGACTTCGGCCAGCTGGCGCTGCTGAACGACGCGCCGCGGGCCGCCACCATCATCCTGAGGGAGGACAActgccacttcctgagggtcgACAAGCAGGACTACATCAGGATCCTCAAG GACGTGGAGGCGAACACGGTGCGCCTGGAGGAGCACGGCCACACCGTGCTGGTCCTGGAGAAGAGCACCACGGACTCCACCGATCAGGGCGGGGCAGGAGGCAGCAGCAA GTACACCGTTATGTCGGGAACGCCAGAGAAGATTCTGGAACACCTGCTGGAGAAGGTGAAGCTGGACACTAACGGAAATGACACCATAG ATTCCTGCGTGGGGGACTTCTTACTCACCCACAAAATCTTCATGGCCTCCAGCCAGCTGTGTCCAGCTCTGCAGCACCA CTACCACGCCCAACCGCCCAAGGGCTCGGAGCTGGAGAAGGCAGACTACTCGCTGGCGGCCAGGCAGAAGGTGGTGAAGCTGCTGGGCCAGTGGGTGCTGCTCTACGGCCGGCTGCTCAAGGACGACCCCGTCGCGCTGGACTTCCTGGag AGGCTGAAGAAGGAGGTGGCAGCGGATAGCCGGCTGTCCACCATGCCGAAGGATCAgctaagagagaggaggaggactcgaCT ATCCGAGAATGGAAATCATTCCCTTAGCAGG cagcacagccagcaatttgattggttctgCAACTGCGAGGAACCAGTGGGGAGgttacagccaatcagaggccaggATAAAG TGTTGTATGAGATTTCTAGGCCAGACAACATCCCCATCACTCTGATGCTCCCAGTGAACACATCCGTACAGGAGGTGCTGTCGGCAGTGGTGAAGCCCGGGGCGGACTACGTCCTGGTCAAAATGAACTCCATGGGAG ACAGGGCCCAGCTGAAGCTGGACTCCAGCGCCGTGTCCGTCGGCCTGGGGCTCAACGAGAGGCTCTTCATGTGCACCTCCAGCCAGGTGGAACGGCTG AGGCCCCTAAAGGAGCAGCAGGGGCCCGAGCAGGGGACGGCAGACGCACTGGAGCAGATGTGCTCCAAAGACGTGGCCAGTCAGCTGACACACTACGACTGGGAGCTCTTCACTGCCATGCATGAG GTGGAGCTCATCTACTACGTCTTCGGCCGCAGCAAGTTCCCCGGCGCCACCACAGCCAACCTGCAGCGCTTCGTGCGGCGCTTCAACGAGGTGCAGTACTGGGTGGCGACCGAGGTGTGCCTCTGCCAGGACCTGATGAAGAGAGCCGCGCTGCTCAAGAAGTTCGTCAAGATCGCCTCTGT GCTGAAGGAGCAGAGGAATCTCAACTCCTTCTTCGCCGTGATGTTTGGACTGAGCAACAGCGCAGTGCAGCGACTGTACAAGACCTGGGAG agaATACCAAGCAAAACCAAAAGGATCTACTGTGCTTATGAGAGGTTGATG GATCCTTCGCGGAACCACAGAGCCTACAGACTAGCGGTGGCTAAACTCAGCCCTCCTTACATCCCCTTCATGCCTCTGCTGCTCAAAG ACATGACATTCATCCACGAGGGAAACAAGAACTACAAGGACAAATTAGTCAACTTTGAGAAGATG CGGTTGATCGCTAAGACACTGAAGATAGTGCAGGGATGCAGGAGTCAGCCGTACG tgCATTTATCCCCAACCAGGGGGCTGGCCGACCGCATGCTGCTGGAGGCCCCTTCCATCCGCATCTCGACGT ATTCTGACTCTCTGCCTTGCCGGAGTCCCAGCAACATCCGGCTGTACGTCCAGAATCTGAGCGTGATCGACAACCAGTGCAGACTCACAGAGCTCTCCAGGACTTTGGAGTGCTAG